Proteins encoded in a region of the Podospora pseudopauciseta strain CBS 411.78 chromosome 6, whole genome shotgun sequence genome:
- a CDS encoding hypothetical protein (COG:T; EggNog:ENOG503P3VZ) — MSSNDNPPSPPAQPLPSPSTFDTTTPPSQETDCPFCHISLTYPPYPPSSPPPPDSLSPTLTHPHPSTHLILSTPLLIAFLDIMPLSVGHLLLCPRAHRPKLTDVTPAESAELGKYLRILSTAVSRATGIKDWNVVQNNGAAAAQVVPHCHFHIIPRPELRDKRNERFTSTMFGRGQRDELDEEEGEKLAGEIREMVRVVVRDDEEREGRGKL; from the coding sequence ATGTCCTCCAACGacaaccccccatcaccacccgcccaaccgctcccctccccctcaaccttcGACACCACtacccccccctctcaaGAAACCGACTGCCCCTTCTGTcacatctccctcacctaccccccctaccccccatcctcccccccaccccctgattccctctccccaaccctaacccatccccacccatcaacccacctgatcctctccaccccccttttgATCGCCTTCCTCGACATAATGCCCCTCTCTGTaggccacctcctcctctgcccccGCGCCCACCGCCCAAAATTAACAGACGTCACCCCCGCCGAATCCGCCGAGCTGGGGAAGTACCTCCGGATCCTCTCGACAGCAGTCTCCAGAGCGACAGGCATCAAAGACTGGAACGTGGTGCAAAACAACGGAGCGGCAGCGGCGCAGGTGGTGCCCCATTGTCATTTTCACATTATCCCCAGGCCAGAACTGAGGGATAAGAGGAATGAGAGGTTTACTAGTACCATGTTTGGGCGTGGGCAGAGGGATgagttggatgaggaggagggggagaagctgGCGGGGGAGATtagggagatggtgagggtggtggtgagggatgatgaggagagggaggggaggggcaaGTTGTAG
- a CDS encoding hypothetical protein (EggNog:ENOG503NU9F; COG:S), with the protein MLSILRPIPRQIARTSLRPFRFSSSIYSYPAISRSLATMASTKKTTKRYPLNVPGLSIPAIGLGTWQSSPGEVGKAVEAALRNGYRHIDTAFGYRNEKEVGQGIKASGVPREEIWLTTKLDNPWHKRVREGLEKSLENLGVEYVDLFLVHWPASIDPERQEENEGKGEVYQDWDFVDTWREMQKLVETGKVKAIGVSNFGIKNLERLLDDPSCKIVPAVNQIELHPGNPSPKLIAYNTAKGIHSSGYSPLGSSDSPLYTNDTIKAIAEAKGKTPQQVLLAWGVQKGWSVLPKSVTESRIKANFELDDWELTEEEVKKIDAIPDRFKVCGDDWLPIKVFFGDDE; encoded by the exons ATGCTCTCTATTCTGAGACCAATTCCCAGACAAATAGCCAGGACAAGTCTCCGCCCTTTTCGATTTTCATCTTCCATTTACTCATACCCGGCCATCTCGCGTTCGCTAGCAACAATGGCTTCGACTAAGAAGACAAC CAAACGGTACCCCCTCAACGTCCCAGGTCTCTCCATCCCAGCCATCGGCCTCGGAACCTGGCAGTCCTCCCCCGGCGAGGTCGGAAAGGCGGTTGAGGCGGCTCTTCGGAATGGATATCGCCACATCGACACGGCCTTTGGGTATCGCAACGAGAAGGAAGTCGGGCAGGGGATCAAGGCGTCTGGCGTCCCTCGGGAAGAGATCTGGCTGACGACCAAGCTGGACAACCCCTGGCAcaagagggtgagggaggggttggagaagagcCTGGAGAACTTGGGGGTGGAGTATGTCGATTTGTTCTTGGTGCACTGGCCGGCGAGTATTGATCcggagaggcaggaggagaatgAGGGCAAGGGGGAGGTGTATCAGGATTGGGATTTTGTTGATACCTGGAGGGAGATGCAAAAGCTGGTGGAGACGGGGAAGGTGAAGGCTATCGGGGTTAGTAATTTTGGGATTAAGAACCTGGAGAGGCTTCTTGATGATCCTTCTTGCAAG ATTGTCCCGGCCGTCAACCAAATCGAACTTCACCCTGGCAACCCCTCCCCTAAGCTGATCGCCTACAACACGGCCAAGGGGATTCACTCGTCGGGGTACTCCCCTCTCGGAAGCAGTGACTCGCCGTTGTACACCAACGACACGATCAAGGCTATTGCTGAAGCTAAAGGCAAAACGCCGCAGCAGGTGCTGCTCGCGTGGGGGGTTCAAAAGGGGTGGAGTGTCCTGCCCAAGAGCGTCACTGAGTCGAGGATCAAGGCCAACTTTGAGCTGGATGATTGGGAGTtgactgaggaggaggtcaagaagatTGATGCTATTCCTGACCGGTTCAAGGTGTGTGGGGATGATTGGTTGCCGATCAAGGTTTtctttggggatgatgagtaG
- the BUD7 gene encoding bud site selection protein (COG:S; BUSCO:EOG0926142Y; EggNog:ENOG503NWR4) — translation MVAPAVPEVTEEVLHEAIEARTESLSSLRELGPPDLVHLVKQPLRQQTKQVGVYHHVTGVDASSSASLAAYINTLAYKEFGPSATTKTLEGTYCCYNAFSRVDMRVHAPFPGSVEAYCIDERGEKRKATDELWLETYLCSVLRAYSYADDGTGDAIRKIMCVRRFNPVTNTETEHRFLSAAEQLFFRGWSLGSDSVVQVPNVVSNHLTTGLIKYFHTTGRYASGINLFEKLRTQNVEVASLLAKVMFMGNEEVQGIRVLHEAIKEMPMDYVMLDTQAEFLLKKAETATTPEQREERLRLALGCADRSTIAAPSEFGTWARLAQVYVAMEDWENALTTLNSCPMFTYQDKDAPVMPEPKEYHLPTLPETRLDEIDSEPDFRYSEQIDPSLLGLRAATYRGTFKQAYAILTEMTAKIGWDQLLKIRSNVFVMEDEYREKQESSHYPANRNPSTDVLRGSPDPGVNGETAVGETEVAEKSEEAGQEADGENLAPPAAKGKPEDIERPSSAMDPDVVKKAEEKGSEDHSSRLNNKRLCERWLDSLFMVLYEDLRVYTIWRTQMAQYRAQSMQYKKSPEEWEILGSLAERLQHTDEAVEAYRACLGQRFSPKALAGILKVFMKTKLTRDAVAAVIRLVTWQYRWYSEFSPELLHTIRILIEDEGAVKIRSIIQATNLPQNVLDLTHHYAALCATFRSSGTEG, via the exons ATGGTAGCGCCAGCGGTTCCCGA GGTCACGGAAGAGGTCCTGCACGAAGCAATTGAGGCTCGCACCGAGTCTCTGAGCTCCCTTCGTGAACTGGGCCCCCCTGacctcgtccacctcgtcAAACAACCATTGAGACAACAAACCAAGCAAGTTGGGGTGTACCACCATGTCACCGGTGTAGATGCCTCGTCGTCAGCCAGTCTGGCTGCCTACATCAACACTCTTGCATACAAAGAGTTTGGCCCCTCGGCAACCACAAAGACGCTCGAGGGCACCTACTG CTGCTACAATGCCTTCTCCCGAGTCGATATGCGCGTGCATGCCCCCTTTCCTGGTTCAGTAGAAGCTTACTGTATTGACGAGCGCGGCGAAAAGCGCAAGGCAACCGACGAGCTCTGGCTAGAGACATATCTGTGCAGTGTGTTGCGAGCCTATTCTTATGCCGACGATGGAACAGGTGATGCTATAAGGAAGATCATGTGCGTGAGACGGTTCAACCCCGTCACTAACACGGAGACCGAACATCGCTTCCTCAGCGCAGCCGAGCAGCTATTTTTCAGGG GATGGTCGCTCGGGTCCGACTCGGTTGTACAGGTGCCCAACGTTGTTTCGAACCATCTCACGACTGGTCTCATAAAATACTTTCACACTACCGGTCGCTACGCCTCAGGTATCAACTTGTTCGAGAAATTGCGCACGCAGAACGTTGAGGTTGCATCTTTGCTGGCCAAGGTCATGTTCATGGGCAACGAGGAGGTACAAGGCATCCGCGTCCTGCACGAAGCCATCAAGGAAATGCCCATGGATTATGTCATGCTGGACACACAAGCCGAATTcctgttgaagaaggccgagacTGCCACCACTCCCGAACAGAGGGAAGAGAGACTACGGCTGGCTCTTGGCTGCGCCGATCGAAGCACCATCGCAGCACCAAGCGAGTTTGGAACATGGGCTAGACTCGCCCAGGTCTATGTGGCCATGGAAGATTGGGAAAATGCGCTGACGACACTCAACTCGTGCCCGATGTTTACCTACCAGGATAAGGATGCGCCGGTCATGCCGGAGCCGAAGGAGTATCACTTGCCAACCCTCCCCGAGACGAGGCTAGACGAGATCGACAGTGAGCCCGATTTTCGTTACTCGGAGCAGATTGACCCGAGTCTCTTGGGCCTCCGCGCGGCCACGTATCGTGGCACCTTCAAGCAGGCCTACGCCATCTTGACCGAAATGACAGCCAAGATTGGCTGGGACCAGCTGCTCAAGATCCGGAGCAACGTCTTCGTCATGGAAGACGAGTACCGTGAGAAGCAGGAATCCTCGCATTACCCCGCGAACCGAAATCCTAGCACCGATGTTCTTCGCGGAAGCCCTGACCCAGGCGTTAACGGAGAAACCGCGGTGGGGGAGACTGAGGTGGCTGAAAAGAGCGAAGAAGCTGGCCAGGAAGCTGACGGTGAAAATCTGGCGCCACCAGCGGCCAAGGGAAAGCCCGAAGATATCGAGAGACCTTCTAGTGCCATGGACCCCGatgtggtgaagaaggcagAAGAGAAG GGTTCCGAGGACCACTCCTCCCGGCTTAATAACAAGCGGCTGTGTGAGCGTTGGCTTGACAGCCTTTTCATGGTACTCTACGAGGACCTCCGCGTCTACACAATATGGCGTACCCAGATGGCTCAGTACCGCGCTCAAAGCATGCAGTACAAGAAGTCTCCTGAGGAGTGGGAGATTCTTGGCAGCCTTGCCGAGCGCCTCCAGCACACGGACGAGGCTGTGGAGGCGTACCGTGCCTGTCTCGGACAGCGGTTTAGCCCCAAGGCCCTTGCGGGTATCTTGAAGGTGTTTATGAAGACCAAGCTCACACGAGATGCAGTTGCGGCAGTCATCCGGCTGGTAACTTGGCAGTATAGGTGGTACAGCGAGTTCTCGCCCGAGCTGCTACACACAATTCGCATTCTCattgaggatgagggcgcCGTCAAGATTCGGAGCATCATTCAGGCCACCAACCTGCCGCAGAACGTCCTGGACCTCACGCACCACTACGCGGCGCTTTGTGCTACTTTCAGAAGCAGTGGCACAGAGGGTTAG
- the RPC10 gene encoding DNA-directed RNA polymerase core subunit rpc10 (COG:K; EggNog:ENOG503P6TW), with amino-acid sequence MSGQDYEAPSGAFSQRDDVAASSGTMIYRCGDCAVRVPLEKGAPIRCQKCGARVLYKERTRRMVQFEAR; translated from the exons ATGTCCGGCCAAGACTACGAAGCCCCCTCGGGCGCCTTCTCCCAGCGCGACGACGTCGCCGCCAGCTCGGGCACAATGATCTACCGCTGCGGCGACTGCGCCGTCCGTGTTCCCCTCGAAAAGGGCGCTCCCATCCGCTGCCAAAAGTGCGGTGCCCGTGTCCTCTACAAGGAGCGCACCAGAAG AATGGTTCAGTTCGAGGCTCGGTGA